The Paenibacillus wynnii DNA window ATGCTAGAATATTGCAAAAACAAAGGAATTAAGAATATATTAATTACAAATTTAACGTTACTAAACGATAACAATTTATCTAAATTACAACAATATGCCGATAACATAATAGAAATAAAAGTAAGTTATGAGGGAAGAAATAATGATTTCATTAGAGGTATCGGTACTGAAGATAAGATATTAAGCAATTTAGAAAAACTAGATTTTCACAAATTACCTTGGACAATAAATACTATTATTAATAAATTCAACGTGAATTATTTAGATGAAATTTATCAGTTTCTTAAAACACATCATCCTAAGGCTTGGAGAATTGACATTCCTTTTAATACAGGTCGTTATAAGCATTATAAAAATGATATTCATGAGGAAGATTTCGATCTGATTTTCAAAAATTTATCAAAGGTAATAGAAACTTATTTACAAGAAAATCCGGATTTTGAACTTTGGATTTTTAACGTTTATCAACCAGGCATGGAAGATTGTGATTTTGTTGAAAAAACTCCGGATATTCACCCTTGTGCGTATAACAAAAGAAATTTAGGAATTAGAGGTCTTGGAGAAGTGACGCCTTGCTCAAGATTTCTTGAACTGGCACTGGGAAATGTGAAAAACTCAAGCATTCGGGATGTTAAAGACAGCGCTCAATTTAAAGATTTCTGGAATATCAAATTATCAGACTTTGAAGAATGTTCGCAATGTAAATACTTAAAAATATGTGGTTGTGGATGCAGAGCTTTCGCTTACGAAGCATATGGAGATATATTACGGAAAGATCCATTAAATTGCGAGGTTATGCCACTGTTTGAAAAATACATTATACCTTTGTTTTCCCAAGAAACTCAGGATTCCTTCAACCGATTAACCACCGTTAATAGCTTTTAATATTTTTTCGGAGAATGGGAGTATGATGAAGATCAAGCCGCATAAAGTATTTTACTCTGTCAGTTTTTTTCAATTTTTCATGAGAGAAATAACAGGTACTACATTGATACTGTTTTTATTATCCAAGGGTTTGTCGTTGGAAACATCCAACTATTTGCTCGTCATATATTTTCTGAGTGTTTTCCTTTTTGAAGTACCCACGGGAGCAATAGCTGACAAATATGGAAGAAAAATATCGGTAGTATTAGGATTGATCTGCTTTTTAATATATAGTATTTTTTTTATGCAGGCCAACGAGCTTTGGTTGCTCATCTTCGCGCAAATATTTGGAGGTTTAGCAATTTGCTTGCAATCTGGAGCCCTCGAGTCTTGGGTAGTCGAAACTAGTGAACACTCAGTTGAAGATCTCTTTACGACTGCTAACAGCATTCAATATATCTCTGGGATATTCTGTGGTCTCTTAGGAGCTCTTCTTGCAACTTACCACTACTCTCTTCCTTGGATAGTTAGCATAATTTCTACAATAATAACAATTACATTGTGTTTATGCTTTATGAATGAAAATAATACAATAGCTCGTCACAATGCTAACAGTAACCTTCTAATAATAATCCGAGAGAGTGTTCGCATTGGCATAAATAATAAAGCCATATGGATAATATTTTTCATTGGATTGTTTATCAGTTTCTCGAATTCAGCAGGAAACACATTTCAACAGCCCCGTTTAGTAGGCCTTTCCGAACAAGGGATCTGGATCATGGGAATTATTAAAGCAGCATACTCGCTTTGTATGACTTTAGGAAGTTACCTTATCCGAAAGTTATACAGGAAATATAGTGATATTTATATTTTGATGCTATCTTGCGCAATGATTGGCATATGGTTGACTTTAGCCGGAGCTTTAAATTCATTTTATCCAGTACTCGTTACATTTTTGATATATGAGGTCGGTAGAGGAATGTATCCTGCCGCAAAACAAATATTTCTCAATAAAAGAATATCAAATGAGTACCGCTCAACTCTTCTATCATTAGATTCAGCAATCTCCCAGTTGGGAATGTGTATAGGTTTAATTGTTACAGGTATTATTAGTCGGAAATTTATAAATATTAAATCTGACCAAGCACCCATCCAGATTTCCTGGATTATCTGCGGAGGAATAGCTTTAATCCCAATTGTTTTATTGTTACTTTTCAAAATAAATACAAAAGGGAACAGACAACTAATAGGGAATCAAAATTTTAAAAGTTAAACTATAGACACATCCGGAGTCTTCTCCGAATTCATTGGTCTAGGTTCTGGAGGTGCGTCTTTACCGACGCGAGCCAAAAGTAACCTAGCCAGCCCATCTTATAGCGGTTTAAGCAACTAATTCTCTCCTATCGAGATATTCGGCTGTCGTTGCTCTTCAGGGAAACGTATCATCTCCTCGTCCCTATTAGTTTTTCCGTGCTTATCTGGCAGGCCTCCCCAGATAAGCACGTCATCTGATGCCGCGACCACTGGAGTTTACCTTGCCAGCCCTCGGCGGCTTTGGATTTCGCCATGTTTCGATGACCCATCTTACTGCACAGCCTGAAATCCAGTTCGTGTCCTTTGGCCCGTGCTTTTTGCCTCCGGTTCCTTCAGATCTCAGTATCGCAGTGGACACCCATATCCCTGGCTAAATGTAGGCTTACGCACGCCCCTGATCGGGACTTTCACCCTAGAGATAACGCCTTTGCTGGGCGGCGCACGAAGATAGAAAATTAGTGCACATCAGCAAGAGTCTTCGTCTTTGTCCCAGAGAAAGGTTCCGTAATATAGATCACACGTGAGACTTGTGTAAATTTCACCATATACTCACCTTCCGAAAGTCCGCCTTCCTATTCTACAAAAACAAAACCTTCTTGTCCGTACTCCATTTATAGGTGGTCACGGTTTGCAATTCTTCAAGTATAAAATAGATCTCTACATCTGGAGAAAAGCGGATATTTTCCCGGGGGACTGCCTGTCCGTCTACTTCAACCTGGAAATCGTGCACCATGGAAAGATGAATTTCCAGATAAAGGGGTATGCCTTAGATAGGAACAAGCCTGGTGCGGTTTCGCATCAGGCTTGTTTGGTTTTTGGCCGCAGTAAAGGACGCATTTGTCCGTCGTGCCGTAATCCTCATTAGAAAAAGAAGGACGAGACAGACTAATAATCAGCTTTAATTCATACCATTTTTTGAGTTTAATTGATAAACAAAGTGTTATCATTTAAATAATAAAGGTTTCCCTTATCATCATAGAAAATGTTGGTCGCACCGGCTAAATTAATAGGTTGGATCTTCTGGAAGGTTGAAAGATCATAAATCCCCTGTTTCCCCAATGCCGTATTATTCACTACATCCACAGCATATATTGGTTCCGGGAAAGTCCCTATAACTTCCTGCAACTTATCCTTATTAAAAGCTTTGTTCTTCACAATAATTATTCCGAGACTTTCCACTAATAAAATCGGCGTATCCAGCGGATCTCTGTTCATTTCCGGATATGCCAAAACGGACTGGTCAACTTTGGTGAAGCTGCCATCTTCATGAACAGAATACGTGTAGACAGTGGAGTCAGCTGAACCCGCATCCCATCCATATTGACTCCAGTAATAGAATTTGCTGTTATCACCTGAGAATACCATATCGCCTACACCTTTAATTTCGCCAGTACCAAAGCTTGGTTGGAACGTAGCTTCATCAAAAATTAACAACGTTGGAGACCAGTCACCTAATACAATATACAGACGACCCGACTTACTGTAAATATGCCGATCCGAGTAGTCCCGGGAATCCGCCGTATTCGGGTACATCAAGCTCCGGGTAACTGAATAATCACTTAACCTTAACTCAGTAACTAGATTATTAGCATCTTTATTCACAATATACAATTTTGTTCCATCTTCTGATAAAGTCAGTCCTGCCGGCTTATAGGGTAGTTGTACTTTTCGAATAACAGTTTGGCTTGCGGTATCAACTACGATAAGATTTTTGAACGCCTGATCAATAGCGTATAACTTATTATCAGCAGAGTCATATACAGCATCTACAACCGTTCCGCCCAAATAAATCCCCGGGGTATCTATCGGAGGTACTTCCTCCGCAGAAGGTTTAGCTACAAACTCAAGAATCGTCTTGCCTTCTAAGCTGGTCAATGCGAGCAATTGATGGCTTCCATAGAAAATCCGTTGGCCGGTACCATCTAGCGGTAAAGTTTCAACTTTGGTGAAATTACTATAGTCATAAGAGTTGACTACTTGATTTTTAACGGTATAGAATCTTCCGTACTTCAAATCGAATGCCATATCATCATACATTCCACCCATTTTATATACAAAGCTCATATCGCCAAATCTATCAAACTCGGTTGAAAATACTGTTCCTGCTCCATTGAAAAGATACTTTCCGTCAGGCGATAAATTAATCTTTGTCGTCATTGGGTAATCTCCGTGATAAGGAGAATCGTAGCTGCGGGTGAATTGTCCATTTTGAATGACAAAAGTCTCGATATCTCTTGGACTCGTATCTGTATTAACAGAATAGAGCTTATTCATTGTCGGGTGCATAAGAATATGACTTGCTTGTCTGATTGAGTATGATCCAATGAGTGTAAAAGTATCTCCAGAATAAGACCGGATTTTTGTCCATTGACCTGAACCAGATGAAATATACACATACCCTTCGCGGTCCACTGCAATGCTATAAGGGTCAAGATTAATATCGTAAACATGGTCAATGGTTAGAGTTGCAGCATCCACAACAGCTATAGCACCCTTTTGCTGTTCATCAGAAGTGTTCGGCGAATGCTCCGCTTTCAGCAGACCTACATACAATTTGCCATTCGCATACGTTATACTTTCCGGAGGCAGTTCGAACGGAACCACGCTTGTCTGGCGGGTTTCATAGTTAACTGCAACGAGTTTCTTATTTTGTTTATCTGTTACATAAATAATGGGCTTGCTTGGGTCTTGAACGCTGTTAGTTACATTGAAATCTAATTGCATATGATCATTAGCAAACGTAGTGGCTGAAGCAGAACTGCTAAGCACAGATGCAAAGCCGTTAGCCACAGATATTACTTTATAGTATACCGTTGTATGCGGTGCATACCCGCTATCCGTATAAGAGGGGGCGGTTACCTGAATGTTGGCTCCCAAACTATCCTTAATAGGACTATAAATTCCATCTAGTGAGCGGCTTGTGAAAACATTGTAGTACTCTGCTCCAGGCACTGCATCCCACTTAATCTTAATATCTGTTTTGGAGGAAGGTTGGGCCGAAACATGAACTGGAGCTTGCAAGCGGTTCACAATGCCCTGATAGATCCACTTCTTGCCCGCACCATCCCACTTCGCGTTCAAAACCAGAAAATCCCCGTAGAATATCTTAATCAAGTCACCATCCGCCAAAGGAACCCTTTCCTCAGCAGAAGCCTGATTCAAATCCGGGATAATCCCGTTCTGATTGATTTGGAAGCCGATGCCGAGCACACCTGTGTAATAAACAGCAGGATAATAGGAGCCATTGATAACCGATTTACTGAGCAAAAGACTCGGCAAAAGATCATAATACTCATCATTGGAAATGGCAGCAATATATTCAGCCGGAGGAAGAGCACCTTCTTTCACCTTATAAATCCCAACCTGTCCCGCTGTATTCTTATATGCTGTCTCGTAACTTGTTTCATT harbors:
- a CDS encoding radical SAM/SPASM domain-containing protein, translating into MIKKPELRYLHMDVTVKCNLTCKHCFYGDFNKKEFFHQEVELNRMYELVDEAKDMGCERIILSGGEVLTSSKFFPMLEYCKNKGIKNILITNLTLLNDNNLSKLQQYADNIIEIKVSYEGRNNDFIRGIGTEDKILSNLEKLDFHKLPWTINTIINKFNVNYLDEIYQFLKTHHPKAWRIDIPFNTGRYKHYKNDIHEEDFDLIFKNLSKVIETYLQENPDFELWIFNVYQPGMEDCDFVEKTPDIHPCAYNKRNLGIRGLGEVTPCSRFLELALGNVKNSSIRDVKDSAQFKDFWNIKLSDFEECSQCKYLKICGCGCRAFAYEAYGDILRKDPLNCEVMPLFEKYIIPLFSQETQDSFNRLTTVNSF
- a CDS encoding MFS transporter — its product is MMKIKPHKVFYSVSFFQFFMREITGTTLILFLLSKGLSLETSNYLLVIYFLSVFLFEVPTGAIADKYGRKISVVLGLICFLIYSIFFMQANELWLLIFAQIFGGLAICLQSGALESWVVETSEHSVEDLFTTANSIQYISGIFCGLLGALLATYHYSLPWIVSIISTIITITLCLCFMNENNTIARHNANSNLLIIIRESVRIGINNKAIWIIFFIGLFISFSNSAGNTFQQPRLVGLSEQGIWIMGIIKAAYSLCMTLGSYLIRKLYRKYSDIYILMLSCAMIGIWLTLAGALNSFYPVLVTFLIYEVGRGMYPAAKQIFLNKRISNEYRSTLLSLDSAISQLGMCIGLIVTGIISRKFINIKSDQAPIQISWIICGGIALIPIVLLLLFKINTKGNRQLIGNQNFKS
- a CDS encoding C-glycoside deglycosidase beta subunit domain-containing protein, giving the protein MPLYLEIHLSMVHDFQVEVDGQAVPRENIRFSPDVEIYFILEELQTVTTYKWSTDKKVLFL
- a CDS encoding sortase B protein-sorting domain-containing protein, encoding MLYMTLLIISYTLLIRRSKILS